The DNA segment ATGGGTAATGCAAGAGTGGCTATTATTGGTCAAGCTTTCCCTTATACAACTATTGCAAATCCACAAAGATTTATTCCTGATTGGACATTTGGTATTTATGATGATACTATGCAAGAACTAGTTGATAAAATAAGAACTGAAGAGAAGCTAGATGCTGTTATTGTTTTATCTCACAATGGTTTTGATACAGATAAAAAAATGGCTGAAGTATGTACAGGAATAGATTTTATTATGGGTGGACATACTCATGATGGTGTTCCTGAAGCAGTGCCTGTAAAAAATCCAAAAGGTACAACTTATGTATGTAATGCTGGATCAAATGGTAAATTCTTAAATGTTCTAGATCTTGATATTCAAAATGGAAAAATTAAAGATTTTAAATTTACACTTCTTCCTATTTTCTCTGATTTAGTTCCAGAAAATAAAGAGATGAAAAAATATATTGAAGATGTTAGATTACCTTATTTAAAAGAATTAACAAGACCAATTGCAACAACAGAAGAGACTTTATTTAGAAGGGGAAACTTCAATGGTTCATGGGATCAAATTATTTGTGATGCTTTAATGGAAGTTAAAGATGCTCAAATTTCATTAAGCCCAGGTTTTAGATGGGGAACATCTGTAATGAAAGGTCAAACTATCACATTTGATGACTTAATGACTCAAACTGCTATGACATATCCTGAAACTTATGTAAGAGATATTAAAGGTAGTGATTTAAAAGATATTTTAGAAGATGTAGCTGATAACTTATTCAATGAAGATCCATTCTATCAACAAGGTGGAGATATGGTAAGAACAGGTGGAATTTCTTATAAAATAGATCCAAAAGCAAAAATGGGAAGTAGAATATCTGATATAGTTTTAACTAAAACTGGTGAGAAATTAGATGCTTCTAAAGCTTATAGAGTATCAGGTTGGTCTACTGTTGGTTCAAAAGCTGATGGTGAGCCAGTTTGGGAAACTGTTGAAACATATTTAAAAAATATTAAAAATATTAGTAATCTTAAAGTTGATACTCCAGATATTGTTGGAGTTAAGGGAAATCCTGGGATTATTTGATAAAAGGCACAAATTTGTGCCTTTTTCTATCTAAAAGATATTAGAATATATTTTTTAAATGGAAAAAGGAGAATCATATGAGATTAATATTAATTATTTTAATTTTTGTTTTAAATTTATATGCAACTTATGAAGATGGTAAAAAAGTTTTTGAACAAAAATGTGCTTCTTGTCATAAAGAGTATATACCTTTAAATTTGATAAAAGAGAACTATTTTGAAAAAGATAATACTTTATTAAATTTAAAAACTCCAACTGCAAATATGATAGTTTGGGCAATGATGGATGGGCCTAAAAAAATAGGAGATCCAAATGAACCTGATATTCAAGTTCTAGAAATAGAGAAATTTTTAAAAGATTACTTAGAAAATCCAGATAGATTTAACGCTATTTGTGATGATACAGTAATGAATTATTATGATAATAAACCTAGTATGAAAGGCGAATTGACAAATGAAGATTATGTTAATTTGAGTTATTATTTTTTAGATTATAAAGCAAATCTAAAAGAAGATTTAGTTGTTAAAGAACCTTTACTAAAAACTGAAGAAGAAAAACAGCTTTTAAATAAAGCCAAAAATGAATCTAAAAAGATTTTGATTTATGCTACATCTAAAACATGTTTTTTCTGTAAAAAGATGGATAAAGAAGTTCTTTCATTGTCTGAAATAAAAGATTTTAGTGATAAGAATTATATTTTTGTAGAGGTAGATATGGAAAACTCTTCATTACCTTTTGATTTGCAGAAAGAATATAAGAAAATAACTCCTAGTTTCTTCATTGTTGATGAGAAAGGGAATTTAAATAATCAATATCCAGGTTCTTGGTCTAAAAAGGATTATATGGATATTTTAAAGAAGAATTTAAAATGAAAAATGTAGGAAAAGTTTTAGAAATCTTTAGTGCTACATTAGGTAGTAGTGGACTACCTAGACCAAAGGTTGAAAGACTTAATTTAATAGAAAATTATGGAATAGAGTTTGATAAATTTGCGGGTAAAAAATTAGATCAAACTGTTATGATTGTTGGTTTGAAATCTTATGAAATTGCACAAGAAAATAGTATAGATTTGGCATTTGGGAGTTTAGGTGAAAATATTTTATTAGATTTTGATCCACATAATTTTGAAGTTGGGACTATCTTTAAAATTGGTGATAGTTTCATTGAAATTACACAAATCTGTACAGTTTGTAACCATTTAAATGTTTTTGACGAGAATTTACCAACGCTTTTAAAAGGGCATAGGGGAGTTTATTGTAGAATCCTAAAATCTGGATTAGTTCAGAAAGATATGAATGTAGAGGTTTATAATGTTTAAAAAACTGTTTTTAGTTTTATGTTTAGTTAGTTTTGCATTTTCACAAACGAATTTTAGTGAACCAAAACCTAGTTTTGAGAATCCTAGAAAAGTAGTTTATTCACTTTATGTCGGAGATGTTGATACTGTTAGTCATACAATTGGTTCAATGTATAATATTTTAAAAGAGTATCCTTCAGAAAGTTTGAAAATAGTTGTTGTAGCATATGGTAAGGGTTTAAGAGCTTTAAAAAAAGATTACGATAAAACTACATTAGAGAGAATTAAATCTCTTATGGAATATGATGTTGAGTTTATCGCTTGTAAAAATACTATGGAAACTATGAAATGGAAAGAAAGTGATTTTATAGATAATATATCATTTACTCAAGCCGGAATAGTTGAAGTGATTGAAAGACAAGTTGATGGATATATCGGAATTACAGCTTATTAAAAAGGAGATGGCATGTTAAAAAAATCATTAGTTTTGGGTTCAATTTTATTTGCAAATATAGCTTTTGCAGATATAAAAGAGGATTGTTTAAATAAAGGTGAAGATTTTGTTTTCGCAAAAGGTGAATGTATAAATTTTAAAGCATTTGAAGGTGAAAAAGATGGATTAACTATAATAATTCATGGAACTTGGGATGAGGGAACAGATGTAATTGCTAGATATTCTCCTTTTGCAGAAGATGTATCTATGAGTAGTGAAATTACAACTTTAGCAGTGGCTCTTCCTGGATATTCAAAAAGTTCATCTAACAAATTGAAATATATAGGTTCTAAAACAGAAAAGAACTTAGCAGCAAAAAAAGAGTATGTTGATTTTTTTGTTGAATTAGTTGAAGCATTAAAAGAAAAATATGATTCTAAAAAAACAACTATTATTGCTCATAGCGCTGGTTGTATGCTAAGTGCAACTGCAATTGGTGTAAAACCTAATTTGGTTGATAATTTAGTTTGTGCAGGTGGAGTTTATGATATACACAAAAAAGCGCCAGAAGATAAATCTCTTATTAGTGCTATTGATGTATTAGATAAAATCTCAAAAGAGACTAAGATAGCTATTGTTTATGGAACAGCTGATGATATTTCTACACCAAATATTAATAAAGAATTTTATGAGATAGCTAAGAAAAAAGGTTTAAATGTTGAGCTTGTTGAAGCAAAAGATGCTCCTCATATGGAACTTGAAATGACTAGAGAATCTAAAGAATATATTGAAAAACTTCTAGAAGAATAAAGAAAAGTAAGGATTCTATTATCCTTGCTTGAAATTTTCACTTACAAAATAATTTTATAAATTTATCATGGATACAAATCTTATAATTTAAAATATTAAAAAAATAAGATTAATATAAAAGTGGTGCGAATGGTGAGAATCGAACTCACACTCCGAAACCGGAACGGGATTTTAAGTCCCGCGCGTCTACCTATTCCGCCACACTCGCACAAGTGTGTATAAATCAAGTGGTGGTTCGAGACAGAATCGAACTGTCGACACAAGGATTTTCAATCCTTTGCTCTACCGACTGAGCTATCGAACCATACATTGACTTTTAAAAAAGTGGTGGTGAGAGAAGGATTTGAACCTTCGAAGCCGTAGGCGGCGGATTTACAGTCCGCAGGATTTGACCACTCTCCAACCTCACCATGAAAAATACTTAAATTTGGATGGGGTAGAAGGATTCGAACCTTCGAGTGACGGTACCAAAAACCGTTGCCTTACCGCTTGGCGATACCCCAATAATTTAAGTGGACGGAATTATATAATTATAATTATTAAAACTAGCTAAAATTAAAGCCTTTTATGAAATTATTCATAAAAAGCCGGTTGAGGAGGAAATGTATCGAAAGATCTTTTGATAGCAAAAGCTATTGAATTTCTATTTTTAAAATTCTGCATAGGATTTGAAAACTGAAGATATTTTATTGATTCTTCACAAGTTTTCTCTTTTTTGTAAGT comes from the Aliarcobacter cibarius genome and includes:
- the soxB gene encoding thiosulfohydrolase SoxB: MSKLSRREFVYMMAVLGAAPVFANSHTRMTDTSKKIEDYYKLKPFGNARFIHMTDSHAQLLPVYFREPSVNLGFYGNLGKPPHIVGEKFLDYYGIKGNKRLEYAFSCVNFEEHAKVMGKTGGFAQIKTVVDFLRDSFGKDKTLFLDGGDTWQGSATSLWTRGKDMVGALNLLGVDICVGHWEFTYTAEEVLANVKELKAEFLAQNVFVKEDALMNDAPVFDEDTGHAFKPYTIKQMGNARVAIIGQAFPYTTIANPQRFIPDWTFGIYDDTMQELVDKIRTEEKLDAVIVLSHNGFDTDKKMAEVCTGIDFIMGGHTHDGVPEAVPVKNPKGTTYVCNAGSNGKFLNVLDLDIQNGKIKDFKFTLLPIFSDLVPENKEMKKYIEDVRLPYLKELTRPIATTEETLFRRGNFNGSWDQIICDALMEVKDAQISLSPGFRWGTSVMKGQTITFDDLMTQTAMTYPETYVRDIKGSDLKDILEDVADNLFNEDPFYQQGGDMVRTGGISYKIDPKAKMGSRISDIVLTKTGEKLDASKAYRVSGWSTVGSKADGEPVWETVETYLKNIKNISNLKVDTPDIVGVKGNPGII
- a CDS encoding thioredoxin family protein produces the protein MRLILIILIFVLNLYATYEDGKKVFEQKCASCHKEYIPLNLIKENYFEKDNTLLNLKTPTANMIVWAMMDGPKKIGDPNEPDIQVLEIEKFLKDYLENPDRFNAICDDTVMNYYDNKPSMKGELTNEDYVNLSYYFLDYKANLKEDLVVKEPLLKTEEEKQLLNKAKNESKKILIYATSKTCFFCKKMDKEVLSLSEIKDFSDKNYIFVEVDMENSSLPFDLQKEYKKITPSFFIVDEKGNLNNQYPGSWSKKDYMDILKKNLK
- a CDS encoding MOSC domain-containing protein, with protein sequence MKNVGKVLEIFSATLGSSGLPRPKVERLNLIENYGIEFDKFAGKKLDQTVMIVGLKSYEIAQENSIDLAFGSLGENILLDFDPHNFEVGTIFKIGDSFIEITQICTVCNHLNVFDENLPTLLKGHRGVYCRILKSGLVQKDMNVEVYNV
- a CDS encoding DsrE family protein; translation: MFKKLFLVLCLVSFAFSQTNFSEPKPSFENPRKVVYSLYVGDVDTVSHTIGSMYNILKEYPSESLKIVVVAYGKGLRALKKDYDKTTLERIKSLMEYDVEFIACKNTMETMKWKESDFIDNISFTQAGIVEVIERQVDGYIGITAY
- a CDS encoding alpha/beta hydrolase, with protein sequence MLKKSLVLGSILFANIAFADIKEDCLNKGEDFVFAKGECINFKAFEGEKDGLTIIIHGTWDEGTDVIARYSPFAEDVSMSSEITTLAVALPGYSKSSSNKLKYIGSKTEKNLAAKKEYVDFFVELVEALKEKYDSKKTTIIAHSAGCMLSATAIGVKPNLVDNLVCAGGVYDIHKKAPEDKSLISAIDVLDKISKETKIAIVYGTADDISTPNINKEFYEIAKKKGLNVELVEAKDAPHMELEMTRESKEYIEKLLEE